The following are encoded together in the Bradyrhizobium sp. CCGUVB1N3 genome:
- the mutS gene encoding DNA mismatch repair protein MutS, translating into MTLQQPIPAPEPEPAPTPQADASARVTPMMEQYLEIKAAHPGLLLFYRMGDFYELFFEDAEIASRTLGIVLTKRGKHQGADIPMCGVPVERSEDYLHRLISAGHRVAVCEQTEDPAAAKARGNKSVVRRGVVRLVTPGTLTEDTLLDARANNYLLAIARARSSSGGDRFGLAWIDISTAEFMVTECAGGELAATLARINPNEAIVTDALYNDSELGPVLRELPAVTPLTRDVFDGATAEKRLCDYFAVATMDGLAQLTRLEATAAAAAVTYVDRTQVGKHPPLSPPAREASGATMAIDPATRANLELTRTLAGERRGSLLDAIDCTVTSAGSRLLAQRLAAPLTDATGVARRLDAVSAFVADSAAREDIRSILRGAPDMSRALARLSVGRGGPRDLAGIRDGILAADQALARLSELDQPPQEIAAVMAAMQRPSRELAAEFATALAEQLPLIKRDGGFVREGYEPALDEARNLRDASRLVVASMQARYADATSIKGLKIRHNNVLGYFVEVTAQHGDKLMSAPLNATFIHRQTLAGQVRFTTSELGEIEAKIANAGDRALGLELEIFERLCAKALEISEDLRAAAHGFALLDVATSLAKLAVDENYVRPEVDGSLGFAIEAGRHPVVEQALKRNGEPFIANACDLSPAPAQKSGQLWLLTGPNMAGKSTFLRQNALIALLAQIGSFVPATRARIGIIDRLFSRVGAADDLARGRSTFMVEMVETAAILNQAGERSLVILDEIGRGTATFDGLSIAWAAIEHLHESNRCRTLFATHYHELTALSAKLPRMFNATVRVKEWQGNVVFLHEVLPGSADRSYGIQVAKLAGLPPAVITRAKSVLAKLEAQDRGQTARALVDDLPLFAVPSRAAAEATPPSEADLLMETIRALHPDEMTPREALDALYALKAKLPKQ; encoded by the coding sequence ATGACACTGCAACAGCCCATCCCCGCGCCAGAACCTGAACCCGCGCCCACGCCGCAGGCGGATGCTTCCGCGCGCGTCACGCCGATGATGGAACAATACCTTGAAATCAAGGCGGCGCATCCGGGCTTGCTTCTGTTCTACCGGATGGGCGATTTCTACGAATTGTTCTTCGAAGACGCCGAGATCGCTTCCAGGACGCTCGGCATCGTGCTGACCAAGCGCGGCAAGCATCAGGGCGCGGATATCCCGATGTGCGGCGTGCCGGTCGAGCGCTCCGAGGACTATCTGCACCGCCTGATCAGCGCCGGCCACCGGGTTGCGGTCTGTGAGCAGACCGAGGATCCCGCCGCGGCGAAAGCGCGCGGCAACAAGAGCGTCGTGCGCCGCGGCGTGGTGCGGCTTGTCACCCCGGGCACGCTGACCGAGGACACGCTGCTCGATGCCCGCGCCAACAATTATCTGCTGGCGATCGCGCGCGCCCGCTCCTCTTCCGGCGGCGACCGCTTCGGCCTCGCCTGGATCGACATCTCGACCGCCGAGTTCATGGTGACGGAATGCGCAGGCGGTGAGCTTGCCGCAACGCTGGCGCGCATCAATCCGAATGAAGCGATCGTCACCGACGCGCTCTACAACGACAGCGAGCTCGGACCCGTCTTGCGCGAGCTGCCGGCGGTGACGCCGCTGACCCGCGACGTCTTCGATGGCGCCACCGCCGAGAAACGCCTGTGCGACTACTTCGCCGTCGCGACCATGGACGGGCTCGCGCAGCTGACGCGGCTGGAAGCCACAGCTGCCGCCGCAGCCGTCACCTATGTCGACCGCACCCAGGTCGGCAAACATCCGCCGCTGTCGCCGCCCGCGCGCGAAGCCTCGGGCGCGACCATGGCGATCGATCCTGCCACCCGCGCCAATCTCGAGTTGACGCGGACGCTCGCCGGCGAACGCCGCGGCTCGCTGCTCGACGCCATCGACTGCACGGTCACTTCGGCGGGCTCGCGCCTGCTGGCACAACGCCTCGCGGCACCGCTCACGGACGCGACCGGTGTCGCGCGCCGCCTCGATGCGGTCAGCGCCTTCGTCGCGGATTCCGCCGCGCGCGAGGACATCCGCAGCATCCTGCGCGGCGCGCCCGACATGTCGCGGGCGCTGGCGCGGCTCTCGGTCGGCCGCGGCGGACCGCGCGATCTCGCCGGGATCCGCGACGGCATTTTGGCCGCGGACCAGGCGCTGGCGCGGCTGTCGGAGCTCGACCAGCCGCCGCAGGAGATCGCCGCGGTGATGGCCGCGATGCAGCGGCCCTCACGTGAGCTCGCGGCGGAGTTTGCGACCGCGCTCGCCGAGCAATTGCCGCTGATCAAGCGCGACGGCGGCTTCGTCCGCGAAGGCTACGAGCCGGCGCTCGATGAAGCGCGGAACCTGCGCGACGCCTCGCGGCTCGTGGTTGCCTCGATGCAGGCGCGCTACGCCGACGCGACCTCCATCAAGGGCCTGAAGATCCGGCACAACAACGTGCTCGGCTATTTCGTCGAGGTGACCGCGCAGCATGGCGACAAGCTGATGTCGGCGCCGCTGAACGCGACCTTCATCCACCGCCAGACGCTGGCCGGGCAGGTGCGCTTCACGACATCCGAGCTAGGGGAGATCGAGGCCAAGATCGCCAATGCAGGCGACCGCGCGCTCGGGCTCGAGCTCGAAATCTTCGAGCGGCTCTGCGCCAAGGCGCTTGAAATCAGCGAGGATCTGCGCGCCGCCGCGCACGGCTTTGCGCTGCTCGATGTCGCGACGTCGCTGGCAAAGCTTGCGGTCGACGAGAACTACGTGCGGCCCGAGGTCGACGGCTCGCTCGGATTTGCGATCGAGGCTGGCCGCCATCCCGTGGTCGAGCAGGCCTTGAAGCGCAACGGCGAGCCGTTCATTGCCAACGCCTGCGATCTGTCGCCGGCGCCAGCGCAGAAATCCGGCCAGCTCTGGCTGCTCACCGGCCCCAACATGGCCGGTAAATCGACCTTCCTGCGCCAGAACGCGCTGATTGCTTTGCTCGCCCAAATCGGCAGCTTCGTGCCGGCGACGCGCGCGCGGATCGGCATCATCGACCGCCTGTTTTCGCGCGTCGGCGCCGCCGACGATCTCGCCCGCGGCCGCTCCACCTTCATGGTCGAGATGGTCGAGACCGCGGCAATCCTGAACCAGGCCGGCGAGCGCTCGCTCGTCATCCTCGACGAGATCGGGCGCGGAACGGCGACCTTCGACGGCCTCTCGATCGCCTGGGCCGCGATCGAGCATCTGCATGAGAGCAATCGCTGCCGCACGCTGTTCGCGACGCACTACCACGAGCTCACCGCGCTCTCGGCCAAGCTGCCGCGGATGTTCAATGCCACCGTGCGGGTGAAGGAGTGGCAGGGCAATGTCGTGTTCCTGCACGAGGTGCTGCCGGGCTCGGCCGATCGCTCCTACGGCATCCAGGTCGCGAAACTCGCCGGCCTGCCGCCGGCCGTGATCACGCGCGCCAAATCCGTGCTGGCGAAACTCGAAGCACAAGACCGCGGCCAGACCGCGCGTGCGCTGGTCGACGACCTGCCGCTGTTCGCGGTGCCCTCACGCGCCGCAGCGGAAGCCACCCCGCCGAGCGAGGCCGATCTGCTGATGGAAACGATAAGGGCGCTGCACCCCGACGAAATGACGCCCCGTGAGGCACTGGATGCGCTCTATGCGCTGAAGGCCAAGCTGCCGAAGCAGTGA